Proteins from a single region of Streptomyces sp. HUAS 15-9:
- a CDS encoding sensor histidine kinase, translating to MRRSKNGPEPSARGNFTPPPRAAAPTPVPGSEPTAAPAKSGGRLSPRNWRVPTRLNAILLIPVLVGLVMGGFQVKSSIDTWQEAQDAENTARLVRASLGYADALYNERDITAAPLLQGKGQSNSTVVSARKQTDEAADAFDQAAQNMPQKPGLQRRLKLFREEEPKLQDLRAAAYTTKMTGVNTEEGYVGIAHPLMEFANELGLGTGNITSYGRTVYAISLTKAALSLERSIGMHLLVKPGPDQPNLATQRVSLSSYAYLERIAVEEYVGGGTEADAQKLTDAEAKIKTDGAAMAEAAKGKDPSYVPPPSVTKMVAALAQLPDTSTTTRAALAAKGTTAQNWWAVNTLKYDAYRNIEFGLADKAVDEASGIADDAKTSAFITGATVVVALLAAFILAGMVARQMSRSMRQLRNAAFGIAEQRLPMLVDQLSRTDPGRVDTRVAPIPITSTDEIGEVARAFDQVHREAVRLAAEQALLRGNINAIFTNLSRRNQSLIEGQLTLITDLENNEADPDQLENLFRLDHLATRMRRNGENLLVLAGEEPGRRWDQPVPLVDVLRAASSEVEQYERIELSGVPEAEIHGRAVTDLVHLLAELLENATTFSSPQTKVRVTATRLPDGRVMVEIHDKGIGLTAEDFADINHKLANPPTVDAAISQRMGLFVVGRLSDRHGIRVQLRPSGEQAGTTSLVMLPDAITHGGGGEQPLDREDFTVSQIIPEQQFQGESFNQLQQPAMRTAAELGFDDSRYADVPDDIRELDPVGRSLIREERRAALESQSAAGQAPQEAPQAPEAPVYDEFDARTGYDGSRTGYQEQPAAYDPQAAYQEQQSAYAEPQQPSYDEQYYAPNGGLQNGGYPEPTYAEAAQEGPGAAGNTAPEGYPAYEEQSYQDDWPQQDGYRNGYPAQYAPEAESAQAGDVNERDRVGFDRPGGASSASHQLTDAGLPRRGSIASGTNGSNGAGRARQEAPASVPETNGDGWRSANDERWQQASQLRKPKAGGVTSSGLPRRVPKANLVEGAAETTPQGGPQVSRAPEDVRGRLSNLRRGVQRGRSAGSETNGQGFGPDSTYNQER from the coding sequence GTGAGGCGAAGCAAGAACGGTCCCGAGCCGTCGGCACGGGGCAACTTCACCCCGCCGCCGCGCGCTGCGGCGCCCACCCCTGTGCCGGGCTCGGAGCCGACGGCCGCCCCCGCGAAGAGCGGCGGCCGTCTCTCGCCGCGCAACTGGCGAGTGCCGACCAGGCTGAACGCGATCCTGCTCATACCCGTGCTGGTCGGCCTCGTCATGGGCGGCTTCCAGGTGAAGAGCTCGATCGACACCTGGCAGGAGGCCCAGGACGCCGAGAACACCGCGCGCCTGGTGCGCGCCTCCCTCGGCTACGCGGACGCCCTCTACAACGAGCGTGACATCACGGCGGCGCCGCTGCTGCAGGGCAAGGGCCAGAGCAACAGCACCGTCGTCTCGGCCCGCAAGCAGACGGACGAGGCCGCCGACGCCTTCGACCAGGCCGCGCAGAACATGCCGCAGAAGCCGGGCCTGCAGCGCCGCCTGAAGCTGTTCCGCGAGGAGGAGCCGAAGCTCCAGGACCTGCGCGCCGCGGCCTACACCACCAAGATGACCGGCGTGAACACCGAAGAGGGTTACGTCGGGATCGCCCACCCCCTGATGGAGTTCGCCAACGAGCTCGGCCTGGGCACCGGCAACATCACCTCCTACGGCCGTACCGTCTACGCCATCTCGCTGACCAAGGCCGCCCTCTCGCTGGAGCGGTCGATCGGCATGCACCTGCTGGTCAAGCCCGGCCCGGACCAGCCGAACCTGGCGACCCAGCGGGTCTCCCTGTCCTCCTACGCCTACCTCGAGCGGATCGCCGTCGAGGAGTACGTCGGCGGTGGCACCGAGGCCGACGCGCAGAAGCTCACCGACGCCGAGGCGAAGATCAAGACCGACGGCGCGGCGATGGCCGAGGCGGCCAAGGGCAAGGACCCGAGCTACGTGCCCCCGCCCAGCGTGACGAAGATGGTCGCGGCCCTGGCCCAGCTGCCCGACACCAGCACCACCACCCGCGCCGCTCTGGCCGCCAAGGGCACCACCGCGCAGAACTGGTGGGCGGTCAACACACTCAAGTACGACGCCTACCGCAACATCGAGTTCGGTCTCGCCGACAAGGCGGTGGACGAGGCCTCCGGCATCGCCGACGACGCCAAGACCTCCGCGTTCATCACCGGTGCCACGGTCGTGGTCGCCCTGCTCGCCGCGTTCATCCTGGCCGGCATGGTGGCCCGCCAGATGAGCCGCTCGATGCGCCAGCTGCGCAACGCCGCCTTCGGCATCGCCGAGCAGCGTCTGCCGATGCTGGTCGACCAGCTGTCCCGCACCGACCCCGGCCGGGTCGACACCCGGGTCGCGCCGATCCCGATCACCTCGACCGACGAGATCGGCGAAGTCGCCCGCGCCTTCGACCAGGTCCACCGCGAGGCCGTCCGGCTCGCCGCCGAGCAGGCCCTGCTGCGGGGCAACATCAACGCGATCTTCACCAACCTCTCGCGCCGCAACCAGTCGCTGATCGAGGGCCAGCTGACCCTGATCACCGACCTGGAGAACAACGAGGCCGACCCGGACCAGCTGGAGAACCTCTTCCGCCTGGACCACCTCGCGACCCGTATGCGCCGCAACGGCGAGAACCTCCTGGTCCTCGCGGGCGAGGAGCCCGGCCGCCGCTGGGACCAGCCGGTCCCGCTGGTCGACGTCCTGCGCGCCGCCTCCTCCGAGGTGGAGCAGTACGAGCGCATCGAGCTCTCCGGCGTCCCGGAGGCCGAGATCCACGGCCGCGCCGTGACCGACCTCGTGCACCTGCTCGCCGAGCTGCTGGAGAACGCCACCACGTTCTCCTCCCCGCAGACCAAGGTCCGCGTCACCGCGACCCGTCTGCCCGACGGCCGCGTGATGGTCGAGATCCACGACAAGGGCATCGGCCTGACGGCCGAGGACTTCGCGGACATCAACCACAAGCTGGCCAACCCGCCGACCGTGGACGCCGCGATCTCCCAGCGCATGGGCCTGTTCGTGGTCGGCCGGCTGTCCGACCGGCACGGCATCCGCGTCCAGCTGCGCCCCTCGGGCGAGCAGGCCGGCACGACCTCCCTGGTCATGCTGCCCGACGCGATCACGCACGGTGGCGGTGGCGAGCAGCCGCTGGACCGCGAGGACTTCACGGTTTCCCAGATCATCCCGGAGCAGCAGTTCCAGGGCGAGAGCTTCAACCAGCTGCAGCAGCCCGCGATGCGTACGGCGGCCGAGCTCGGCTTCGACGACAGCCGCTACGCCGACGTCCCCGACGACATCCGCGAACTGGACCCCGTGGGCCGCTCGCTGATACGCGAGGAGCGCCGTGCGGCCCTGGAGTCCCAGTCCGCGGCCGGACAGGCCCCCCAGGAGGCCCCGCAGGCCCCTGAGGCCCCCGTGTACGACGAGTTCGATGCCCGAACGGGCTACGACGGCAGCCGTACGGGCTACCAGGAGCAGCCGGCGGCCTACGACCCGCAGGCTGCGTACCAGGAGCAGCAGAGCGCGTACGCGGAGCCGCAGCAGCCGTCGTACGACGAGCAGTACTACGCGCCGAACGGTGGTCTGCAGAACGGCGGCTACCCGGAGCCCACGTATGCGGAGGCGGCCCAGGAGGGGCCCGGCGCCGCGGGCAACACGGCCCCCGAGGGCTACCCGGCCTACGAGGAGCAGTCCTACCAGGACGACTGGCCGCAGCAGGACGGCTACCGGAACGGCTACCCGGCCCAGTACGCTCCCGAAGCGGAATCCGCGCAGGCCGGTGACGTGAACGAGCGTGACCGCGTAGGCTTCGACCGTCCGGGCGGGGCCTCCTCCGCCTCCCACCAGCTGACCGACGCCGGGTTGCCCCGTCGCGGATCCATCGCGAGCGGTACGAACGGTTCGAATGGTGCGGGCCGCGCACGCCAGGAAGCACCGGCCTCCGTGCCGGAGACCAACGGCGACGGCTGGCGTTCGGCGAACGACGAGCGCTGGCAGCAGGCCTCGCAGCTCCGGAAGCCCAAGGCGGGCGGAGTCACCTCCTCCGGACTGCCGCGGCGCGTGCCCAAGGCCAACCTGGTCGAGGGAGCCGCCGAGACCACCCCTCAGGGAGGCCCACAGGTCTCCCGCGCCCCGGAGGACGTCCGGGGCAGGCTGAGCAACCTGCGTCGGGGCGTCCAGCGCGGACGCAGCGCAGGCAGTGAAACGAACGGCCAGGGCTTCGGCCCTGACAGCACCTACAACCAGGAGCGTTAG
- a CDS encoding GTP-binding protein, producing the protein MDFASSDAGRATTSAKIVVAGGFGVGKTTFVGAVSEINPLRTEAVMTSASAGIDDLTHTGDKTTTTVAMDFGRITLDQDLILYLFGTPGQDRFWFMWDDLVRGAIGAVVLVDTRRLADCFPAVDYFENSGLPFVVALNGFDGHQPYQPEEVREALQIGPDTPIITTDARHRADAKSALITLVEHALMARLR; encoded by the coding sequence GTGGACTTCGCAAGCTCTGACGCGGGCCGGGCCACCACCTCCGCGAAGATCGTGGTGGCGGGCGGCTTCGGCGTGGGCAAGACCACGTTCGTCGGCGCCGTCTCGGAGATCAACCCGCTGCGCACGGAGGCCGTCATGACGTCCGCCAGCGCGGGCATCGACGACCTGACCCACACCGGAGACAAGACGACCACCACGGTCGCCATGGACTTCGGCCGTATCACGCTCGACCAGGACCTGATCCTGTACCTGTTCGGCACGCCCGGACAGGACCGTTTCTGGTTCATGTGGGACGATCTGGTGCGCGGCGCGATCGGTGCCGTCGTACTGGTGGACACCCGGCGACTGGCCGACTGCTTCCCGGCGGTGGACTACTTCGAGAACAGCGGTCTGCCGTTCGTCGTCGCGCTCAACGGTTTCGACGGGCATCAGCCCTACCAGCCGGAAGAGGTGCGCGAGGCGCTGCAGATCGGACCGGACACCCCGATCATCACGACCGACGCCCGGCACCGGGCCGACGCCAAGAGCGCGCTGATCACGCTGGTCGAGCACGCCCTGATGGCACGGTTGAGGTAG
- a CDS encoding DUF742 domain-containing protein, which yields MTPPTASHDPYAEPYGDEGDQPLVRPYAMTGGRTRPRYQLAIEALISTTADPAALMGLLPEHQRICHLCREVKSVAEVSALLSMPLGVARILVADLAEAGLVAIHQPGGDENNGGAPDVTLLERVLSGLRKL from the coding sequence ATGACCCCGCCCACCGCCTCTCATGATCCGTACGCGGAGCCGTACGGGGACGAGGGCGACCAGCCGCTGGTACGTCCGTACGCGATGACCGGCGGCCGGACGCGGCCGCGCTATCAGCTCGCCATAGAGGCGCTGATAAGCACCACGGCCGACCCGGCAGCGCTCATGGGGCTGCTCCCGGAGCACCAGCGCATCTGCCACCTGTGCCGTGAGGTGAAATCGGTCGCGGAGGTGTCGGCGCTCCTCTCCATGCCGCTCGGTGTGGCCCGGATCCTGGTCGCCGACCTCGCCGAGGCCGGCCTGGTCGCCATCCACCAGCCGGGTGGCGACGAGAACAACGGCGGCGCTCCGGATGTGACGCTGCTCGAAAGGGTGCTCAGTGGACTTCGCAAGCTCTGA
- a CDS encoding roadblock/LC7 domain-containing protein, protein MSQAAQNLNWLITNFVDNTPGVSHTVVVSADGLLLAMSEGFPRDRADQLAAVASGLTSLTAGASRIFEGGNVAQTVVEMERGFLFLMSVSDGSSLAVLAHPECDIGLVGYEMALLVDRAGAVLTPDLRAELQGSLLH, encoded by the coding sequence ATGAGCCAGGCGGCACAGAACCTCAACTGGTTGATCACCAACTTCGTGGACAACACCCCCGGTGTGTCCCACACCGTCGTCGTGTCCGCCGACGGTCTCCTTCTGGCGATGTCGGAAGGCTTCCCGCGGGACCGTGCCGACCAGCTGGCGGCCGTCGCGTCCGGGCTCACCTCGCTGACCGCCGGGGCGTCCCGGATCTTCGAGGGCGGCAACGTGGCGCAGACGGTCGTCGAGATGGAGCGCGGGTTCCTCTTCCTCATGTCGGTCTCGGACGGCTCGTCCCTCGCCGTCCTGGCCCACCCCGAGTGCGACATCGGCCTCGTCGGCTACGAGATGGCACTGCTCGTCGACCGTGCAGGGGCGGTCCTCACGCCGGACCTGCGCGCCGAACTCCAGGGCAGTCTGCTCCACTGA
- a CDS encoding fumarylacetoacetate hydrolase family protein: MRIARFSIDGNVAFGAVEGEKQDELVLDIIKGIPFADHELSGTKVPLSKVRLLPPVLPNKVVAFGRNYAEHARELGNEVPDAPFAFFKPSTSVIGPGDEIQYPSFSEELHHEAELAVVIGRMCREVPRDRVKDVIFGYTCANDVTARDVQRREKQWARAKGFDTSCPLGPWVETDLDLAAANDLTVQLTVNGEQRQLGRTSEMIHPIEDLIVNISEAMTLLPGDVILTGTPAGVGPLHVGDEVAVTIEGIGTLTNKVVKRG; this comes from the coding sequence GTGCGCATCGCCAGGTTCTCCATCGACGGGAACGTCGCCTTCGGCGCGGTCGAGGGCGAGAAGCAGGACGAGCTCGTCCTGGACATCATCAAGGGCATCCCGTTCGCGGATCACGAGCTCTCCGGTACGAAGGTGCCGCTGAGCAAGGTCCGGCTGCTCCCGCCGGTGCTCCCCAACAAGGTCGTGGCCTTCGGCCGCAACTACGCGGAGCACGCCAGGGAGCTGGGCAACGAGGTCCCCGACGCCCCGTTCGCCTTCTTCAAGCCGTCCACCTCGGTGATCGGCCCCGGCGACGAGATCCAGTACCCCTCCTTCTCCGAGGAGCTCCACCACGAGGCGGAGCTGGCCGTGGTCATCGGCCGTATGTGCCGCGAGGTGCCGCGCGACCGCGTCAAGGACGTGATCTTCGGCTACACCTGCGCCAACGACGTCACCGCCCGCGATGTCCAGCGACGCGAGAAACAGTGGGCCCGGGCCAAGGGCTTCGACACGTCCTGCCCGCTCGGCCCGTGGGTGGAGACGGACCTGGACCTCGCCGCCGCGAACGATCTGACCGTCCAGCTCACGGTCAACGGCGAACAGCGCCAGCTGGGCCGTACGAGCGAGATGATCCACCCCATCGAGGATCTGATCGTCAACATCTCCGAGGCCATGACGCTGCTGCCCGGCGACGTGATCCTCACGGGCACCCCGGCCGGCGTCGGCCCCCTGCACGTCGGCGACGAGGTCGCCGTCACCATCGAAGGCATCGGCACTCTCACCAACAAGGTTGTCAAGCGTGGCTAG
- the gltX gene encoding glutamate--tRNA ligase produces the protein MASASGTPSPKSSAPLGQGVSPRVRFCPSPTGNPHVGLVRTALFNWAFARHHQGALVFRIEDTDAARDSEESYDQLLDAMRWLGFDWDEGPEVGGPHAPYRQSQRMDLYKDVAQKLLDGGHAYQCYCSQEELDTRREAARAAGRPSGYDGHCRDLTAEQVEQYRAQGRTPIVRFRMPDETITFTDLVRGELTFTPENVPDYGIVRANGAPLYTLVNPVDDALMEITHVLRGEDLLSSTPRQIALYKALIELGIAKRIPSFGHLPYVMGEGNKKLSKRDPQSSLNLYRERGFLPEGLLNYLSLLGWSLSADQDIFSMDEMVAAFDVSDVNPNPARFDLKKAEAINGDHIRLLDVKDFTERCRPWLQAPFAPWAPEAFDETKWQAIAPHAQTRLKVLDEITDNVDFLFLAEPVFDEASWTKAMKEGSDALLRTAREKLDAADWNSAESLKEAVLAAGEAHGLKLGKAQAPVRVAVTGRTVGLPLFESLEVLGKEKTLARIDAALAKLTA, from the coding sequence GTGGCTAGCGCATCCGGCACTCCCTCCCCCAAGTCCTCGGCTCCGCTCGGACAGGGGGTATCCCCACGCGTCCGTTTCTGCCCCTCGCCCACCGGTAACCCCCATGTGGGCCTGGTCCGCACCGCCCTGTTCAACTGGGCGTTCGCCCGGCACCACCAGGGCGCCCTGGTCTTCCGCATCGAGGACACCGACGCGGCCCGCGACTCCGAGGAGTCGTACGACCAGCTGCTCGACGCGATGCGCTGGCTGGGCTTCGACTGGGACGAGGGCCCCGAGGTCGGCGGCCCGCACGCGCCCTACCGCCAGTCGCAGCGCATGGACCTCTACAAGGACGTCGCGCAGAAGCTCCTGGACGGCGGTCACGCCTACCAGTGCTACTGCTCCCAGGAGGAGCTGGACACCCGCCGCGAGGCCGCGCGCGCTGCGGGCAGGCCCTCCGGCTACGACGGCCACTGCCGCGACCTGACCGCCGAGCAGGTCGAGCAGTACCGGGCCCAGGGCCGCACCCCGATCGTCCGCTTCCGGATGCCCGACGAGACGATCACCTTCACGGACCTGGTCCGCGGCGAGCTGACCTTCACCCCGGAGAACGTGCCGGACTACGGCATCGTCCGGGCGAACGGCGCCCCGCTGTACACGCTGGTGAACCCGGTCGACGACGCGCTGATGGAGATCACCCACGTCCTGCGCGGCGAGGACCTGCTCTCCTCCACCCCCCGCCAGATCGCCCTCTACAAGGCGTTGATCGAGCTCGGCATCGCCAAGCGGATCCCGTCCTTCGGGCATCTGCCGTACGTGATGGGCGAGGGCAACAAGAAGCTGTCCAAGCGCGACCCGCAGTCCTCGCTGAACCTCTACCGCGAGCGCGGGTTCCTCCCCGAGGGCCTGCTCAACTACCTCTCGCTGCTGGGCTGGTCGCTCTCGGCCGACCAGGACATCTTCTCGATGGACGAGATGGTGGCGGCCTTCGACGTCTCCGACGTGAACCCGAACCCGGCGCGCTTCGACCTGAAGAAGGCCGAGGCGATCAACGGCGACCACATCCGTCTGCTCGACGTGAAGGACTTCACCGAGCGCTGCCGGCCGTGGCTCCAGGCCCCGTTCGCCCCGTGGGCCCCGGAGGCCTTCGACGAGACGAAGTGGCAGGCCATCGCCCCGCATGCGCAGACCCGCCTCAAGGTCCTCGACGAGATCACCGACAACGTCGACTTCCTGTTCCTCGCCGAGCCGGTCTTCGACGAGGCGAGCTGGACGAAGGCCATGAAGGAGGGCTCGGACGCCCTGCTGCGTACCGCCCGCGAGAAGCTGGACGCGGCCGACTGGAACTCCGCGGAGTCCCTGAAGGAGGCCGTCCTGGCCGCCGGCGAGGCGCACGGCCTCAAGCTCGGCAAGGCCCAGGCCCCGGTCCGCGTGGCCGTCACCGGCCGCACGGTCGGTCTGCCGCTCTTCGAGTCCCTGGAGGTCCTGGGCAAGGAGAAGACCCTGGCCCGCATCGACGCGGCCCTGGCGAAGCTGACGGCCTAG
- a CDS encoding HAD family hydrolase: protein MTIRAVIWDVDDTLFDYTSADREGMRSHLAAEGMLHGYGTPERALVRWREITDAQWARFSAGEISFEGQRRDRVRVFLDQELTDAEADAWFQRYIGHYEAAWTLFPDVLPALDALAASHRHAVLSNSSLIVQDRKLRVLGLRDRFEAVLCAAELGVSKPQAEAFLAACDALALAPHQVAYVGDHPEIDGRGAAEAGLLSVWIDRGGVYADRVGAAVPHRISTLAELPAIVGADTRFGAPSTFG from the coding sequence ATGACGATCAGGGCCGTGATCTGGGACGTGGACGACACCCTCTTCGACTACACGAGCGCGGATCGCGAGGGCATGCGCTCCCATCTGGCGGCGGAGGGCATGCTCCACGGGTACGGGACCCCGGAGCGGGCCCTGGTGCGCTGGCGGGAGATCACCGATGCGCAGTGGGCCCGGTTCTCGGCGGGGGAGATTTCCTTCGAGGGCCAGCGGCGCGACCGCGTACGGGTGTTCCTGGACCAGGAGCTGACCGACGCCGAGGCGGATGCCTGGTTCCAGCGTTACATCGGCCACTACGAGGCCGCCTGGACCCTGTTCCCGGACGTCCTGCCCGCCCTCGACGCCCTCGCCGCCAGCCACCGGCACGCGGTGCTGTCCAACTCCAGCCTCATCGTCCAGGACCGCAAGCTGCGTGTGCTCGGCCTGCGTGACCGCTTCGAGGCCGTCCTGTGCGCGGCCGAACTGGGCGTCTCCAAGCCGCAGGCCGAGGCGTTCCTCGCCGCGTGCGACGCCCTGGCCCTCGCCCCGCACCAGGTCGCGTACGTCGGCGACCACCCGGAGATCGACGGGCGGGGCGCCGCCGAGGCCGGTCTGCTGTCCGTGTGGATCGATCGCGGCGGGGTGTACGCCGACCGTGTCGGGGCCGCCGTACCCCACCGGATCTCCACTCTCGCCGAACTCCCCGCGATCGTCGGCGCGGATACCCGTTTTGGAGCGCCGTCCACCTTCGGGTAA
- a CDS encoding MerR family transcriptional regulator, producing MRLAELSERSGVSTATIKYYLREGLLAPGHQVNATTAEYDEEHLRRLRLVRAMIQVGRLPVATVREVLEHVDDDSLGRTIRLGAALWALPQVPEPDEDDEYVQAAHREADGLLEVLGWANARMLTTVSPSYRSLVVAIAAFRRLGYDWDAQRLVFYAMLMHEAARYDLDFVEAQPSEAEKAESAVISAVLVEPMLQALHRLAQEEESARRYGFG from the coding sequence ATGCGGCTTGCCGAGCTGAGTGAGCGCAGCGGTGTGTCGACCGCGACGATCAAGTACTACCTGCGCGAAGGGCTGTTGGCGCCCGGCCACCAGGTCAACGCGACGACCGCCGAGTACGACGAGGAGCATCTGCGCCGGCTGCGGCTGGTGCGCGCGATGATCCAGGTCGGCCGGCTGCCGGTGGCGACGGTGCGGGAGGTGCTGGAGCATGTCGACGACGACTCACTGGGCCGCACCATCAGGCTGGGCGCCGCCCTGTGGGCGCTGCCGCAGGTGCCGGAGCCGGACGAGGACGACGAGTACGTGCAGGCCGCCCACCGTGAGGCGGACGGGCTGCTGGAGGTGCTGGGCTGGGCCAACGCCCGGATGCTCACCACCGTCTCCCCCTCGTACCGCTCCCTGGTGGTGGCGATCGCCGCGTTCCGCCGGCTCGGCTACGACTGGGACGCCCAACGACTGGTCTTCTACGCGATGTTGATGCACGAGGCGGCGCGGTACGACCTGGACTTCGTGGAGGCGCAGCCGTCGGAGGCGGAGAAGGCGGAGAGCGCGGTGATCTCGGCGGTGCTGGTCGAGCCGATGCTCCAGGCGCTGCACCGGCTGGCCCAGGAGGAGGAGTCGGCGCGGCGGTACGGCTTCGGGTGA
- a CDS encoding DUF4188 domain-containing protein — MSTRPVPDRTTAAAEGDVVVLLIGMRINRFWAVHQWLPVLLAMLRMLRELARDRSRGLLGRILLTASPRTYYVVQYWESKEKLYAYATAPDAFHHRAWALINRKEKAGKVRGHVGIWHETYVVPEGSYESVYGDMPPFGLAAAHGQVPLERRGRYAKDRLAYRSRRTPETEKAG; from the coding sequence ATGTCCACCAGACCGGTTCCGGACCGCACCACCGCGGCGGCAGAGGGTGACGTGGTGGTCCTGCTGATCGGCATGCGCATCAACCGCTTCTGGGCGGTGCACCAGTGGCTCCCGGTCCTGCTGGCGATGCTGCGCATGCTGCGGGAGCTGGCTCGCGACCGGAGCCGGGGACTGCTGGGGCGGATCCTGCTGACCGCCTCGCCGCGCACGTACTACGTCGTGCAGTACTGGGAGTCCAAGGAGAAGCTCTACGCGTACGCGACCGCGCCCGACGCCTTCCACCACCGGGCCTGGGCGCTGATCAACCGCAAGGAGAAGGCCGGGAAGGTCCGGGGGCACGTGGGCATCTGGCACGAGACGTATGTCGTGCCGGAGGGTTCGTACGAGTCCGTCTACGGCGACATGCCGCCGTTCGGCCTGGCAGCGGCGCACGGACAGGTACCGCTGGAGCGCCGGGGCCGATACGCGAAGGACCGGCTCGCATACCGGTCGCGGCGGACGCCCGAGACCGAGAAGGCCGGCTGA
- the ndgR gene encoding IclR family transcriptional regulator NdgR — protein MDNSSGVGVLDKAALVLSALESGPATLAGLVGATGLARPTAHRLAVALEHHRMVARDMQGRFILGPRLAELAAAAGEDRLLATAGPVLTHLRDVTGESAQLYRRQGDMRICVAAAERLSGLRDTVPVGSTLTMKAGSSAQILLAWEEPERLHRGLQGARFTATALSGVRRRGWAQSIGEREPGVASVSAPVRGPSNRVVAAVSVSGPIERLTRHPGRMHAQAVIDAAGRLSEALRRSG, from the coding sequence ATGGACAACAGTAGCGGCGTCGGCGTTCTGGACAAGGCAGCCCTTGTCCTCAGCGCTCTGGAGTCCGGTCCGGCCACCCTCGCGGGTCTGGTCGGGGCCACCGGACTGGCACGACCCACGGCCCACCGGCTTGCCGTGGCTCTGGAACACCACCGCATGGTGGCACGCGACATGCAGGGCCGGTTCATCCTCGGGCCGCGCCTGGCCGAGCTGGCCGCGGCGGCGGGCGAGGACCGCCTGCTGGCGACGGCGGGCCCGGTGCTCACGCATCTCCGCGATGTCACCGGCGAGAGCGCGCAGCTCTACCGGCGCCAGGGTGACATGCGTATCTGTGTGGCCGCGGCGGAGCGGCTGTCCGGCCTTCGGGACACCGTCCCGGTCGGCTCCACCCTCACCATGAAGGCCGGCTCCTCGGCGCAGATCCTGCTCGCCTGGGAGGAGCCGGAGCGCCTGCACCGGGGACTGCAGGGGGCTCGCTTCACGGCGACGGCCCTGTCGGGCGTACGGCGCCGCGGCTGGGCCCAGTCCATCGGCGAGCGCGAGCCGGGCGTCGCGTCCGTCTCCGCGCCCGTGCGCGGCCCGTCCAACCGCGTGGTGGCCGCGGTGTCCGTCTCCGGCCCCATCGAGCGCCTGACGCGCCACCCGGGCCGTATGCACGCCCAGGCGGTCATCGACGCCGCCGGCCGCCTCTCCGAGGCACTGCGCCGCTCCGGCTGA